From the Nitrospirota bacterium genome, the window CGACCCAAATAACGGAAACAGCTATAAAATCGTAGATACGCTTGTAAAAGGAATTGACAGAGCTCCTACCGACAGCATAGATGGAATCGTAAAATATATCAAGGAGAAACAATCCGCCTCAATTTCAGAACTTCAAAACAGCGGAAATCAAAAGTATAATTCAACGCGCAACATAACTATTGGCCTTATAATAACGATAGTATTTCTGTCGTTATTTACGGCTGCAATATTAATCCGTAAAATAATGAAATCACTTTTATATTTAAAAGAAACAACGGAAAGTGCAGCTGGTGGCGACCTGACGAAAGACGCCCTGGTAGTCAGTGACGACGAAATCGGAGAGCTTGCAAATTCCTTTAATACCATGTTGGGGAGTTTAAGGAATATCATAAGCAAGATTTTTTCTGGAGTCAGTCTGCTTGCAGAGGTCTCAGAGGAACTTAACTCCACAATGACAACTATATTACAGATGATTGATGAGCAAACGAACAAAACCGGACAGATTTCCACATCTTCAACTCAGATGTCTCAAACTGTTGTAGATATCGCAAGAAATGCCTCAGATATGGCTGCATCAGCAGCAAACACATTGAAGGTTGCAAATGATGGCTCATCGATAGTAGAAAAAACAGGAAAAGAGGTTAAGGAAATATCCAAGACAGTGTTGTCGCTATTCGATGTGATAAATTCATTAGGGGAGCGTTCTAAGCAAATAGGTGAAATAATAAGTGTTATAAAAGACATTGCAGACCAGACGAATCTTCTTGCCCTTAATGCCGCAATTGAGGCAGCCCGTGCCGGAGAGCAGGGACGCGGATTTGCAGTTGTTGCAGATGAGGTTAGAAAATTGGCTGAAAGAACAGGCAAGTCAACAACTGAAATAAGTGGCATGATTAACTCGATTCAGGAGGAAACTACAAAGGCTATAAAATCCGTGCAGGATGGAACCAAGAGTGTGGAGACTGGAGTGAAGCTGGCTGAACAGGCAAAGATGTCTTTGGATAAAATAGTGGAGACAGCAGGAAATCTACATTCAATGGTACAGCATATAGCTACCTCCACCGAGGAAATGTCAACAGTTTCCGGCACTATATCTGAGGACATCAGTGCAGTGGCAGTTATCTCCGATGAAACCTCCGGCCATTCGCATAAAATATTAGAGTCTGTAAATAAACTTCAAACGCTCTCAGCAGATTTACAGAGAACTGCCGGACAATTTGATGTCGGAGAGAAAGTTAGAACCCATCACAGCAGCAACACTTATCAAAAACGATTATTAGCTTAATCCAAATTGCTTTTCTTATCGTTCTACAGCCTTGCAGAGAGCTGAGACATAATCGGTCTCTCTTTTAATGCGGATAGAGAGTGCATCAGGTTTTTTAGCGGTTTTTTTTGATTTCTGAAATTGTTTGTTAATCTCTGAAAGGAGATCGCTGCGCTCACACACTGTGAGAGCATACCATTTCTGAATGTAATTTCCGTAAGGCGTGTTTTCGTATTTTTTATGGGGGTATTTTCTTGCTTGTTTAACGTAATCTCTCAAAACCTCTCTTATACCAAATATCTTATGGACGTAGTTAGCGTTTTCAACATTTTCAACATATTTATAAAAAACAGACGGATCGCCTCTGCTTTGGCGGTAGTAGTGTGATACGCTTTTGGGAGAGCTGTTGTATATCCAGAAGGACCACAGCCATCGTTCTGAGTTTGTGGGCTTTTTCCCCTTTAAGGCAAAAGATCTGTCCCACGAATAGGTCATATTAAAATTATCTTTAAGCAGCGCTATGGCAGCCTCTGTGCTGATTTCAGGGTCATTTCTATGGTCATGGCCTCTTAGTTTGTCAATGAGCCCATAGGATTTTGCCGTATCCGGCATAAATTGCCAATAGCCACTTGCGCCTGTTGATGACAACGCAGAGGCATTCCATGAGGATTCGGCAAGTGCTAAAAACACTATCTCAAACGGAACCGATTTAGCCCGGCATTTGTTGTAGATCATTTTTAAATGGCCGCTTTTAACCAATCGCTCCCAACCGGCTATCAGGTTTTGATATGACGTCTTAAGCCCCATTGCGTTATTTCCTTTATATGTTAAGATGTCAATGTCATATTGAATATCCTTTTCGCTAAGGACAGCTTTCCATCTTAAAATCCGTTTGACATTTGATTTTCCGGCTGGAGGATATACTGAGGGTGCGCGAAATAGAAGCTTATCTGTAAGGTCTTCATCAGAGAGAGTGTTCGGTACGGTATTAGTTTTAACCGGTGTATGTTTTGCCTTAACAGTAGGTTTGTGTGTTTGATGTCTGGATTTCGCTGACGCCTCTGAGG encodes:
- a CDS encoding HAMP domain-containing protein; the encoded protein is MVKNLRIATRLYLLVFFISSLTIVIGIYGMSNTATIDGMMKAGLDKTKVFSDGVDTARDAQVTFKKQVQEWKDILLRGSDPEAFKKYSAGFAKQEEKVQENLKKLKTIMETIGISSTMVDEALKVHDMLGVKYREALKSYDPNNGNSYKIVDTLVKGIDRAPTDSIDGIVKYIKEKQSASISELQNSGNQKYNSTRNITIGLIITIVFLSLFTAAILIRKIMKSLLYLKETTESAAGGDLTKDALVVSDDEIGELANSFNTMLGSLRNIISKIFSGVSLLAEVSEELNSTMTTILQMIDEQTNKTGQISTSSTQMSQTVVDIARNASDMAASAANTLKVANDGSSIVEKTGKEVKEISKTVLSLFDVINSLGERSKQIGEIISVIKDIADQTNLLALNAAIEAARAGEQGRGFAVVADEVRKLAERTGKSTTEISGMINSIQEETTKAIKSVQDGTKSVETGVKLAEQAKMSLDKIVETAGNLHSMVQHIATSTEEMSTVSGTISEDISAVAVISDETSGHSHKILESVNKLQTLSADLQRTAGQFDVGEKVRTHHSSNTYQKRLLA
- a CDS encoding transglycosylase SLT domain-containing protein, with the protein product MMLSRIFLVSFIILTLIASSEASAKSRHQTHKPTVKAKHTPVKTNTVPNTLSDEDLTDKLLFRAPSVYPPAGKSNVKRILRWKAVLSEKDIQYDIDILTYKGNNAMGLKTSYQNLIAGWERLVKSGHLKMIYNKCRAKSVPFEIVFLALAESSWNASALSSTGASGYWQFMPDTAKSYGLIDKLRGHDHRNDPEISTEAAIALLKDNFNMTYSWDRSFALKGKKPTNSERWLWSFWIYNSSPKSVSHYYRQSRGDPSVFYKYVENVENANYVHKIFGIREVLRDYVKQARKYPHKKYENTPYGNYIQKWYALTVCERSDLLSEINKQFQKSKKTAKKPDALSIRIKRETDYVSALCKAVER